One Mercurialis annua linkage group LG3, ddMerAnnu1.2, whole genome shotgun sequence DNA window includes the following coding sequences:
- the LOC126672141 gene encoding ammonium transporter 1 member 2 gives MASFSCSATDLAPLLSATVNSTAAATYLCSQFTAITNQLSDTSYAINNTYLLFSAYLVFAMQLGFAMLCAGSVRAKNTMNIMLTNVLDAAAGAISYYLFGYAFAFGSPSNGFIGRHFFGLHEFPSESGDYSFFLYQWAFAIAAAGITSGSIAERTQFVAYLIYSSFLTGFVYPVVSHWIWSGDGWASASRTDNDLLFGSGAIDFAGSGVVHMVGGIAGLWGALIEGPRIGRFDRSDRSVSLRGHSASLVVLGTFLLWFGWYGFNPGSFLVILKSYGSSGGYYGQWSAIGRTAVTTTLAGCTAALTTLFSKRLLVGHWNVIDVCNGLLGGFAAITSGCAVVQPWAAIVCGFVASWVLIGCNKLAVKFKYDDPLEAAQLHGGCGMWGLLFTGLFASKQYVNEVYPNKPGRPYGLLMGGGGKLLAAQIIQIIVIVGWVTVTMGPLFYGLNKMRLLRISSDDETAGMDMTRHGGFAYAYHDEDDPSNNKTSFVMSRIEPTNENTPNHQRSPIVV, from the coding sequence ATGGCTTCCTTTAGCTGCTCCGCCACAGACCTCGCCCCTCTCCTCTCCGCCACCGTAAACTCCACCGCAGCAGCCACTTACCTCTGCTCTCAGTTCACCGCAATAACCAACCAGCTTTCAGACACATCTTACGCAATTAACAACACTTATCTTCTCTTCTCTGCATACTTAGTCTTCGCCATGCAGCTAGGGTTTGCCATGCTCTGCGCCGGCTCAGTCCGAGCCAAGAACACCATGAACATAATGCTCACAAACGTACTCGACGCCGCCGCCGGTGCAATCTCTTATTATCTCTTCGGTTACGCTTTTGCTTTTGGGTCGCCGAGTAACGGTTTTATCGGTCGCCATTTTTTTGGTTTGCATGAGTTTCCTTCTGAATCGGGTGATTATAGTTTTTTTCTGTATCAGTGGGCTTTTGCCATTGCGGCTGCTGGTATAACCAGCGGTTCGATTGCTGAGAGAACCCAGTTTGTCGCTTATTTGATTTACTCTTCTTTCTTGACCGGTTTTGTTTACCCGGTTGTTTCTCATTGGATTTGGTCTGGTGACGGTTGGGCCAGTGCGTCCCGAACCGATAACGATCTTCTCTTCGGGTCGGGTGCTATCGACTTTGCTGGGTCGGGTGTGGTCCACATGGTGGGTGGGATTGCTGGGCTATGGGGTGCTTTAATTGAAGGCCCGCGTATAGGCCGGTTCGACCGGTCTGACCGGTCCGTATCCTTACGTGGTCATAGCGCTTCGTTGGTCGTACTTGGTACATTTCTGTTATGGTTCGGTTGGTATGGGTTTAACCCGGGGTCATTCTTGGTAATCTTGAAGAGTTACGGTTCGAGTGGAGGGTATTACGGTCAATGGAGTGCGATAGGAAGGACAGCTGTCACGACGACATTGGCTGGGTGTACCGCTGCGCTCACGACTCTGTTTAGTAAAAGATTATTAGTGGGCCATTGGAATGTAATCGACGTATGTAACGGTTTATTAGGAGGCTTTGCTGCTATCACCTCAGGTTGCGCAGTGGTACAACCATGGGCAGCGATCGTCTGCGGCTTCGTAGCTTCATGGGTTTTAATCGGGTGCAACAAACTCGCAGTGAAATTCAAATACGATGATCCACTAGAAGCCGCACAATTGCACGGTGGATGTGGGATGTGGGGCCTACTTTTCACAGGGCTATTTGCGTCAAAGCAATATGTGAATGAGGTGTACCCTAACAAGCCAGGGAGACCCTATGGATTGCTGATGGGTGGTGGGGGCAAGCTTTTAGCGGCTCAGATTATTCAGATTATTGTGATCGTAGGGTGGGTTACGGTGACGATGGGGCCGTTGTTTTACGGGCTTAACAAGATGCGGCTGTTGAGGATCTCAAGTGATGACGAAACAGCTGGCATGGATATGACTAGACACGGTGGATTTGCTTATGCTTACCACGATGAAGATGATCCGTCAAATAATAAAACTTCTTTTGTAATGAGTAGAATAGAGCCGACCAATGAAAATACACCAAATCATCAAAGATCGCCAATAGTAGTTTAA
- the LOC126675319 gene encoding pentatricopeptide repeat-containing protein At3g49170, chloroplastic gives MITTLSSLHSLQFSRHNQPPLTPPSTTSINTGNGVNNRLINHLKTGTLSKPIETLNLTTQNDKTHPDLITYSILLKSCIRSNNFQKGKLIHRYLTQSGIELDSVVLNSLISLYSKCGELNTANEIFINMGDKRDLVSWSALISCYANKGMGFEAIRVYIDMLVAGFFPNEYCYSAAIRACSSREFFRTGEVIMGSLLKTGYLNAHVCVGCALIDMFVKGCDDVEEAYKVFDKMPERNIVTWTLMISRFQQMGCYRDAIDLFIYMICSGFVPDNYTLSGVVSACTELGLLSFGKELHSWAVKSGLSSDVCVGCSLVDMYAKCASDGFLDDSRMVFDRMINHNVMSWTSIITGYVNGGCDWESIELFIEMIAGHVKPNHFTFSSILKACANLSDLQMGEQFYAYAVKLGLGTVNCVGNSLISMYARCGNMENSRKAFDILFEKNLVSYNTIVDAYSKSLNSEEAFELFNEVEDRGVAVDAFTFASLLSGASSIGAIGKGEQIHGRILKSGFKKNLHIFNSLISMYSRCGDIEAAFQVFNQMGDRNVISWTSMVTGFAKHGFAARALETFREMLEAGVKPNEITYIAVLSACSHVGLISEGWKHFKSMKMEHGIVHRMEHYACMVDLLGRSGCLEEAMEFISSMPFAPDPLVLRTFLGACSVHGNIELGKHAAKMILEQDPNDPASYVLLSNLYASVGQWEEVSKVRKNMKERNLTKEASCSWIEVDNKVHKFFVGDTSHLEAPAIYEELDELVLKIKALGYVPNTDFVLHDVEEEQKEQYLIQHSEKIAVAFGFISASDTKPIRVFKNLRVCGDCHTAFKYFSVVKGREIVVRDSNRFHHFKNGKCSCNDYW, from the coding sequence ATGATAACCACATTATCATCACTGCATTCACTTCAATTTTCCCGCCATAATCAACCACCATTAACACCGCCGTCAACCACCTCCATCAATACCGGTAATGGTGTCAATAACCGCCTCATCAATCACCTGAAAACCGGAACACTCAGTAAACCaatcgaaaccctaaacctcaCGACCCAAAATGATAAAACCCATCCCGACCTCATAACTTACTCAATTCTCCTCAAATCCTGCATCAGATCAAACAATTTTCAAAAGGGTAAACTCATCCACCGTTATTTAACTCAGTCCGGAATCGAGCTTGACTCGGTtgttttaaattctttaattaGTCTTTACTCAAAATGTGGTGAATTAAATACTgcaaatgaaatttttataaatatgggTGATAAAAGAGATTTAGTTTCTTGGAGTGCTTTAATTTCTTGTTATGCTAATAAAGGAATGGGATTTGAGGCAATTagggtttatattgatatgcTTGTTGCTGGGTTTTTTCCTAATGAATATTGCTACTCTGCTGCTATTCGGGCTTGCTCGAGTCGAGAATTTTTTCGAACGGGTGAAGTGATAATGGGGTCTTTGTTGAAAACTGGATATTTAAACGCGCATGTGTGCGTGGGTTGTGCTCTAATCGACATGTTTGTTAAAGGGTGTGACGATGTCGAGGAAGCATATAAGGTGTTCGATAAAATGCCCGAGAGAAACATTGTTACTTGGACTTTGATGATAAGTAGGTTTCAACAAATGGGCTGCTATAGAGATGCTATtgatttgtttatatatatgatttgtAGTGGGTTTGTGCCGGATAATTATACGTTGAGCGGGGTTGTTTCTGCTTGCACGGAATTAGGGTTGTTGTCATTTGGGAAGGAGTTGCATTCTTGGGCTGTGAAGTCTGGATTGTCGTCTGATGTTTGTGTTGGGTGTAGTTTGGTGGATATGTATGCTAAGTGTGCGTCGGATGGTTTTTTGGATGATTCTAGGATGGTGTTTGATAGGATGATAAATCATAATGTTATGTCGTGGACTTCTATTATTACAGGCTATGTGAATGGAGGCTGTGATTGGGAATCTATCGAACTTTTTATTGAAATGATTGCAGGACATGTAAAACCGAACCATTTCACTTTCTCTAGCATTCTCAAGGCATGTGCGAATCTTTCCGATCTACAAATGGGGGAACAGTTTTATGCCTATGCGGTGAAATTAGGTCTTGGAACAGTTAATTGTGTGGGGAACTCTCTTATTAGCATGTATGCTAGATGTGGTAACATGGAAAATTCTAGGAAAGCCTTCGATATTCTGTTTGAGAAGAATTTAGTTTCTTATAATACAATTGTGGATGCATATTCAAAGAGTTTGAATTCTGAAGAAGCATTCGAACTCTTTAATGAAGTTGAAGATAGAGGGGTTGCGGTGGATGCTTTTACGTTTGCTAGCCTTTTAAGTGGAGCTTCTAGCATTGGTGCAATTGGAAAGGGTGAGCAGATCCATGGTCGGATACTGAAATCAGGTTTCAAGAAAAACCTGCACATCTTTAATTCCTTGATCTCTATGTATTCTAGGTGCGGAGATATAGAAGCTGCTTTCCAAGTTTTTAATCAAATGGGAGACCGCAATGTTATCTCTTGGACTTCAATGGTCACAGGATTTGCAAAACACGGATTTGCTGCAAGGGCTTTGGAGACATTTCGAGAAATGCTAGAGGCGGGTGTTAAGCCAAATGAGATTACATATATTGCTGTTTTATCGGCATGCAGCCATGTAGGGTTGATATCCGAAGGATGGAAACACTTCAAGTCAATGAAAATGGAACATGGAATAGTTCATAGGATGGAACATTATGCTTGTATGGTTGATTTATTGGGCCGATCAGGTTGTCTTGAAGAAGCTATGGAATTCATCAGTTCAATGCCCTTTGCTCCTGATCCTTTAGTCCTGCGAACTTTTCTTGGAGCTTGCAGTGTTCACGGAAATATAGAACTTGGGAAACATGCAGCGAAAATGATTCTTGAGCAGGATCCCAATGACCCAGCATCATATGTCCTTCTATCGAACTTGTATGCTTCTGTCGGTCAATGGGAAGAAGTGTCGAAAGTTCGAAAAAACATGAAAGAGAGAAATTTAACTAAAGAAGCAAGTTGCAGCTGGATAGAGGTGGACAATAAGGTGCATAAGTTCTTTGTGGGTGATACTTCGCACTTGGAAGCACCGGCAATATATGAAGAACTCGATGAATTGGTTCTGAAAATTAAGGCACTGGGATATGTACCGAATACTGATTTTGTTCTTCATGATGTAGAGGAGGAGCAAAAGGAGCAATATCTGATTCAGCACAGTGAGAAAATTGCTGTTGCTTTTGGTTTTATAAGCGCATCTGATACTAAACCAATTAGGGTTTTTAAGAATCTCCGCGTATGTGGAGATTGTCACACAGCATTCAAGTACTTTTCCGTTGTCAAAGGAAGAGAAATTGTAGTAAGGGATTCCAATCGGTTCCATCATTTCAAGAATGGGAAATGCTCGTGTAATGATTATTGGTAA